The window GGTTCGTCATCACATGTCGAAGCTCCGCCGCGGAGATGAAACCGTTCTGGTCTTTGTCGAAAACCCTGAAGGCTTCCTTGAGCTCTTCCTCCGAGTCAGTGTCCTTCATCTTCCTCGCCATCAGGTTAAGGAACTCGGGGAAATCGATGGTCCCATTCCCGTCTGCGTCCACCTCGTTGATCATGTCTTGGAGCTCAGCTTCGGTTGGGTTTTGCCCCAGAGACCTCATCACGGTTCCGAGCTCCTTCGTGGTGATGCAACCTGCATCCCAGCAAGAAAAACAATCTTCTTCAAAGACTTGCTAAAAGTGTtgattaaaatgaaatattgtGTGCTTTTATTACATGTTTCCCTATGTGCATTGTACAATATCCTTGTAATAAAAGACAATATTCTTTCTTGTCCGAATCTCAATCGTTAAATGGTAATAAATCTCTAGCAATTTGGTTCTGGTAAGATTAGCATAAACACCGATCAATTCATAGATCGTTCACGAATTCAAGTGAAACAAAAGATGGATTGCACAGAGAAATGAATCGtcaattaaaaaattcaaagatCGACGAGGGAGAGAGTAAACGAAAAGGATCTGGGGAGaaaaaagatagattattaTACCATCTCCATCCTTATCGAAGAGGCTAAAGGCTTCCTTGAACTCTGAGATCTGGTCATCGGTCAGCTGATCcgccatttctttttttttcctttctaagCTTTTTCCGCAAATCTGAGAGtttgatttacttttttgtttttttttttctggtttccCCAGGCAAGAGGTTATAAAGTGAGCCAAAAGCCTAGCCCAATGTATATAGTATGGGCCTTTGAAGATAACGCTATATTGGTATAACGGGAAAAAAAAGTgacgccgttgccggggatcgaacccgggtcacccgcgtgacaggcgggaatacttaccactatactacaacgACTTTGTTGTTGGGTCAATTTCGACAACGTATATATTGTTTGTATCTTAATGGACTTGCAATGTTTATCCATGTTGTTGAAGATTTTCTTCAAATGGTTACACAGTTTCGATTTTATTATGCCACTATAGAATATGATTAAAGTCTCTGCAGATAGTAGTTAGAGGATATTTACTTTGAACCTCTTAAGTTAACAATAGTTCAAAAGTGAAATTGTGTTCTTTTTATCTGGTTAGATTTGATTATAAAAGTTTTACCAAAAATTTGGTTCTAAATCTAGAGTCAAGGAGCTCATGAGACAAGGGTAGAGGAAGAACAAGATGGATTTATATTTGGACCTTTTCCCAACAGATTTTAAGCCTAATTGAAGTTggatttgatttatatattaaactttatttatcttaaatctTATTATGAAAATAGATTAATATTTCTATGAATCTATATTGTTATTTTCGAAATGATTTTTCGTAATGGAACTCTCA is drawn from Raphanus sativus cultivar WK10039 unplaced genomic scaffold, ASM80110v3 Scaffold3298, whole genome shotgun sequence and contains these coding sequences:
- the LOC130494779 gene encoding calmodulin, with amino-acid sequence MADQLTDDQISEFKEAFSLFDKDGDGCITTKELGTVMRSLGQNPTEAELQDMINEVDADGNGTIDFPEFLNLMARKMKDTDSEEELKEAFRVFDKDQNGFISAAELRHVMTNLGEKLTDEEVDEMIREADVDGDGQINYDEFVKVMMAK